Proteins from a genomic interval of Rosa chinensis cultivar Old Blush chromosome 2, RchiOBHm-V2, whole genome shotgun sequence:
- the LOC112185000 gene encoding aquaporin SIP1-1: MAVQFPAQAAGGAGGAKAILQVMPKKYEHFVKGPSLKVDVKSGAIAEGLFTFSLCFSLLWVMLRGPKNLFLQIWLVKVATVGLAIVGSGYTGPSMNPANAFGWAYVDNWHNTWELFYVYWVGPLIGAALAARVFKILFPPPETKEKKA; this comes from the coding sequence ATGGCAGTCCAGTTCCCGGCTCAGGCGGCCGGCGGAGCAGGTGGCGCCAAGGCCATCCTGCAAGTGATGCCTAAAAAGTATGAACATTTTGTCAAAGGGCCTTCTCTGAAAGTGGATGTGAAAAGTGGTGCTATTGCTGAAGGGTTGTTCACTTTTTCTCTTTGCTTTTCTCTGCTTTGGGTTATGCTTAGGGGTCCTAAGAATCTTTTTCTGCAAATATGGTTGGTTAAAGTGGCCACTGTGGGATTGGCTATTGTGGGAAGTGGGTACACAGGGCCTTCTATGAACCCTGCTAATGCTTTTGGCTGGGCTTATGTTGATAACTGGCACAATACTTGGGAGCTGTTCTATGTTTATTGGGTTGGTCCTTTAATTGGAGCAGCTTTGGCTGCTAGGGTCTTCAAGATTTTGTTTCCTCCACCAGAAACAAAGGAGAAGAAAGCCTGA
- the LOC112185001 gene encoding polygalacturonase, with the protein MAIFMFLLLAATAKAQPCVVFEVTSAKYGGKTNYDITDSLAQAWTDACVSVWSSKLVVPSGTYWLRGATFIGPCKAPIKVQIQGKLKDPEDGHQLVNSDFWVAFRYIDRLYLSGGGTFDGQGALGWNTYRAINVRFDYISNSIIQDITSLNSIRCNYRSESSNTDGIHIAYSWRINVTDANIETRDYCISIGNGTSQLTVTNVNCGPGHGISIGSLGKYLDEKPVYGLIIKNCTLTNTTNGVRIKTWPSSPSARFASHIYFEDIIMNNVKNPIIIDQNYCPRHRCKQQAQLNTKISNVSFKNIRGSSASQVAINIACSGSLPCENVELIGIDLEYSGDGDRPITS; encoded by the exons ATGGCGATATTCATGTTCTTATTGTTAGCAGCTACAGCTAAAGCCCAACCCTGTGTAGTCTTTGAAGTGACGAGTGCAAAATATGGTGGAAAAACTAACTATGATATTACAGACTCCTTAGCACAAGCTTGGACAGATGCTTGTGTTTCTGTATGGTCGAGTAAACTCGTTGTTCCAAGCGGCACATATTGGTTAAGAGGAGCAACTTTTATAGGTCCTTGCAAGGCTCCTATCAAGGTGCAAATCCAAGGAAAGTTGAAAGATCCCGAAGATGGCCACCAACTCGTGAACTCGGATTTTTGGGTTGCTTTTCGGTACATTGACAGGCTCTACTTATCAGGTGGTGGAACTTTTGATGGCCAAGGAGCCCTTGGTTGGAATACTTATCGTGCTATTAACGTGAGGTTCGACTACATCTCCAACTCCATAATTCAGGACATAACTTCCCTTAACAGCATAA GGTGTAACTATCGTAGCGAGAGTTCTAATACAGATGGAATCCACATTGCATATTCGTGGAGGATCAACGTAACGGATGCAAACATCGAAACTAGAGATTATTGTATTTCTATCGGTAATGGCACTTCGCAACTCACAGTAACCAATGTTAATTGTGGACCGGGACATGGAATAAGCATAGGAAGTCTTGGAAAGTATCTTGATGAAAAACCGGTATATGGCCTCATCATTAAGAACTGCACCCTCACGAACACAACAAACGGTGTGAGAATCAAGACATGGCCTAGTTCTCCCAGTGCTCGTTTTGCCTCACACATATACTTTGAGGATATTATCATGAATAATGTGAAGAACCCCATCATTATAGACCAAAACTACTGCCCCAGGCATCGTTGCAAACAACAGGCTCAGTTGAACACTAAGATTAGTAATGTCAGCTTCAAGAACATTAGAGGCTCATCTGCATCACAAGTTGCCATCAATATTGCATGTAGTGGGAGCTTACCATGTGAGAATGTAGAATTGATAGGCATTGATCTAGAATACAGTGGAGATGGCGATCGACCTATTACATCTTGA